A DNA window from Paenibacillus sp. HWE-109 contains the following coding sequences:
- the cobA gene encoding uroporphyrinogen-III C-methyltransferase, translated as MGKGRVYLVGAGPGDPKLISVRGMEAIQKADVIVYDRLANPRLLKHRRPEAELIFVGKLPDKHILKQEEINQLLVDLALQGKIVTRLKGGDPSVFGRVGEEAELLADHDVTFDIIPGITSSIAVPAYAGIPVTHRDFTSSFAIITGHEYPNKTYSSLDWEHLAKAIGTMVFLMGVANLEQICRELIRCGKPADMPVALVRWGTWADQATITGTLGDITEKVRAADFKSPAVIIVGEVVKLREKLAWVEKKPLFGRRILVTRARSQASELVDLIDDLGGEAVEFPVIRLQPPSRPEALAALDQALDELQQFDWIVLTSVNGVEFFFQRLREKRIDVRKMGNARIAAVGPKTAEALAERGILADVLPARYHGEGILEAIQADLKAGQKVLLPTADLARDYLPVKLRELGLEVAEVDVYENVLTTDDGDEIIHLLQNQSIHIITFTSSSTVTNLIEALRKLGVEDPLSLLQGVEIACIGPKTAETVSQFGLPITYLAEEATVASLVRSLSGQ; from the coding sequence GTGGGCAAAGGCAGAGTTTATCTCGTTGGTGCAGGTCCGGGAGATCCCAAGCTGATTTCGGTTCGTGGTATGGAGGCTATTCAGAAAGCGGATGTCATCGTGTACGACAGGCTGGCGAATCCTCGTTTACTCAAGCATCGCAGACCGGAAGCAGAGCTGATCTTTGTTGGCAAGCTGCCGGATAAACATATTCTAAAGCAAGAAGAAATCAATCAATTGCTCGTGGATCTCGCGCTGCAAGGGAAGATCGTCACCCGTCTCAAAGGCGGCGATCCCAGTGTTTTCGGTCGGGTCGGGGAAGAAGCTGAATTGCTGGCCGATCATGATGTGACTTTTGATATCATTCCGGGCATTACCTCTTCCATTGCGGTACCGGCCTATGCGGGTATTCCTGTGACACACCGGGATTTTACTTCCTCCTTTGCGATTATTACTGGGCATGAATATCCGAACAAAACCTACTCCAGCTTGGACTGGGAGCATCTTGCCAAAGCGATTGGCACCATGGTTTTCTTGATGGGGGTAGCTAATCTCGAACAGATATGCCGGGAATTGATTCGCTGCGGCAAGCCAGCGGACATGCCGGTTGCGCTTGTCCGCTGGGGAACCTGGGCAGATCAAGCGACGATCACTGGAACACTCGGGGATATTACGGAGAAAGTCAGAGCAGCTGATTTCAAATCGCCGGCGGTTATTATTGTCGGTGAGGTCGTTAAACTGCGGGAGAAGCTGGCTTGGGTCGAGAAGAAACCGCTGTTCGGACGCCGCATACTCGTTACTAGAGCAAGAAGCCAAGCAAGCGAACTCGTCGATTTAATTGATGATTTAGGCGGAGAAGCTGTCGAGTTTCCTGTTATTCGCTTGCAGCCGCCAAGCCGTCCTGAGGCGTTGGCGGCTCTGGATCAGGCTTTGGATGAACTTCAGCAATTCGACTGGATCGTATTGACGAGCGTAAATGGTGTTGAATTCTTCTTTCAACGATTGCGTGAGAAAAGAATAGATGTACGTAAAATGGGGAATGCTCGCATAGCAGCAGTCGGTCCTAAGACCGCAGAAGCGCTGGCAGAGCGAGGCATTCTTGCTGATGTACTTCCAGCCAGATATCATGGAGAAGGCATCTTAGAGGCGATTCAAGCTGATTTGAAGGCAGGGCAGAAAGTTCTGCTCCCAACGGCGGATCTCGCTCGCGACTATTTACCGGTTAAGCTGAGAGAACTGGGTCTTGAAGTCGCTGAAGTCGATGTCTATGAGAATGTACTTACGACAGATGATGGCGATGAAATTATTCATCTTTTGCAAAATCAAAGCATTCATATCATAACTTTTACAAGTTCATCTACCGTAACTAATTTAATTGAGGCTCTGCGCAAGTTAGGCGTAGAAGACCCTTTATCTTTGCTGCAAGGTGTTGAAATCGCCTGTATCGGTCCCAAAACGGCAGAAACGGTCAGTCAATTCGGACTACCGATCACCTATTTGGCCGAAGAGGCAACCGTTGCGTCACTCGTTCGAAGTCTATCAGGTCAATAA
- the hemC gene encoding hydroxymethylbilane synthase, with product MKTIIVGTRQSALALTQTGQVVELLKQLAAEHGIACQFEIKKIVTKGDRILDVTLSKVGGKGLFVKEIEQALTDGDIDMAVHSMKDMPFELPEGLVVGAIPKREDARDALITRGYRSLDELPQGALVGTSSLRRASQLQNYRPDLRIESVRGNIDSRLRKLEEENFDAIMLAAAGLHRIGWQDRISAYLPPEVCLPAVGQGALCIECRGGDAFMLDLLGRFQHEPTALAVRAERAFLGRLNGGCQVPLGAYASVSEDSSGEAGPLLTLTGMVGTPDGVTMLKESASGRDPEALGLLVADQLIAQGAERILAEVRE from the coding sequence ATGAAAACCATTATTGTAGGAACACGGCAAAGTGCTCTGGCTTTAACCCAGACAGGACAAGTTGTGGAACTTTTGAAACAGTTGGCTGCCGAGCACGGCATTGCCTGTCAATTCGAAATTAAGAAAATCGTGACCAAAGGTGACCGTATTCTGGATGTAACATTGTCGAAAGTTGGCGGCAAAGGGCTGTTCGTCAAGGAAATCGAACAGGCGCTTACAGATGGCGATATTGACATGGCCGTCCACAGCATGAAAGATATGCCCTTCGAACTCCCCGAAGGGCTAGTGGTCGGAGCGATTCCCAAGCGTGAAGATGCGCGCGATGCGCTCATCACGCGCGGCTATCGCTCCTTGGACGAGCTGCCGCAAGGCGCGCTCGTTGGAACAAGCTCGCTGCGCCGCGCCAGCCAGCTGCAGAACTACCGCCCGGACCTGAGAATCGAGTCGGTCCGCGGCAATATCGATTCGAGGCTGCGCAAGCTCGAAGAAGAGAACTTCGATGCGATCATGCTGGCCGCTGCCGGTTTGCACCGGATCGGCTGGCAGGATCGCATCAGCGCGTACTTGCCGCCCGAGGTCTGCCTCCCTGCCGTAGGGCAGGGGGCGCTGTGCATCGAGTGCCGGGGCGGCGACGCCTTCATGCTGGACCTGCTGGGCAGATTCCAGCATGAGCCTACTGCGCTCGCGGTGCGAGCGGAGCGGGCATTCCTGGGCAGACTCAATGGAGGCTGCCAGGTGCCGCTCGGCGCCTACGCGAGCGTCAGCGAAGACAGCAGCGGGGAAGCTGGGCCGCTGCTCACCCTCACAGGCATGGTCGGAACGCCAGACGGCGTAACCATGCTGAAGGAATCGGCTTCCGGGCGTGATCCGGAAGCGCTGGGACTCCTTGTCGCCGATCAGCTGATTGCACAAGGGGCAGAACGAATCCTTGCTGAGGTAAGGGAGTGA
- the hemG gene encoding protoporphyrinogen oxidase: protein MSTQTPHYMIVGGGITGLSAAYYLKKRLESEGKSFRLSIVEKSPLFGGKIHTLERDGFVIEKGPDSFLARKRPIIDLAYDLGLENELTGTNPAAKKTYIVRQGKLHRMPPGLVLGIPTQMTPFMKTGLISPWGKVRAAMDLMKPKREAVTDESLGHFLERRLGKEVLERIVEPLLAGIYAGDTFKLSLKATFPQFGMMEQKHRSLILGMMANRKNVSEESAHLPAHVRNSVFVTFKKGLQTLVSGLLEALQAVDLRSGEGVAGIKKAGRQTEITFEDGHSEIVDGLILTTPTYQSARMLAHVPAASVLQKIDYISVANVIMAFDRKDIPFELDASGFLVPRSEGLTITACTLTSVKWLHTAPEGKVLLRCYIGRSGEQEWPNLSDDELISKAREDIRKLLGLEAKPLFTEVTRLMHSMPQYPVGHLEQLAQFRDALAVSLPGVFVTGAGFHGVGLPDCIRQGKEAAWQLADLNEA from the coding sequence ATGAGTACCCAGACTCCTCACTACATGATTGTTGGCGGGGGTATCACGGGGTTAAGCGCTGCTTATTATTTGAAGAAAAGATTGGAGTCGGAAGGGAAATCCTTTCGACTTTCCATCGTTGAGAAATCCCCCTTATTTGGCGGGAAAATTCACACATTAGAACGGGACGGTTTCGTTATTGAAAAAGGACCGGACTCTTTTCTAGCGCGCAAGCGTCCTATTATTGATTTGGCTTACGATTTGGGGTTGGAAAATGAGCTTACCGGTACGAATCCGGCGGCCAAAAAGACTTACATTGTTCGTCAGGGGAAGCTGCATCGTATGCCGCCAGGTCTCGTATTAGGGATTCCCACCCAAATGACGCCATTTATGAAGACGGGTCTCATTTCTCCTTGGGGAAAAGTTAGAGCTGCTATGGATCTAATGAAGCCCAAACGTGAGGCAGTGACGGATGAGTCGCTTGGACACTTCCTAGAACGCCGCCTGGGTAAAGAAGTGCTAGAGCGCATCGTAGAGCCTCTGCTTGCTGGCATTTATGCCGGAGATACGTTTAAGCTTAGCCTTAAAGCAACATTTCCCCAATTCGGGATGATGGAGCAAAAACACCGCAGTTTGATTCTCGGGATGATGGCAAACCGCAAAAATGTCAGTGAAGAGAGTGCTCATTTGCCTGCACATGTGCGGAATTCGGTTTTTGTGACGTTCAAAAAAGGGCTGCAGACACTTGTCTCAGGGCTGCTTGAGGCTTTGCAAGCCGTAGATTTACGCAGTGGTGAAGGAGTTGCAGGGATTAAGAAAGCAGGCCGACAAACGGAGATTACCTTCGAAGATGGGCATAGCGAAATTGTGGATGGCCTTATTCTGACAACACCCACCTATCAGTCTGCGCGGATGTTGGCGCATGTACCTGCAGCAAGCGTACTTCAAAAAATCGATTATATTTCCGTGGCGAATGTGATTATGGCTTTTGATCGGAAGGATATTCCGTTTGAACTGGATGCATCGGGCTTTCTGGTGCCTAGAAGCGAGGGATTGACGATTACCGCTTGCACGCTGACCTCCGTTAAGTGGCTTCATACAGCCCCGGAGGGCAAAGTGCTGCTGCGTTGTTATATCGGGCGTTCCGGTGAGCAGGAGTGGCCAAACTTGTCGGATGACGAACTCATTAGCAAGGCGCGCGAGGATATTCGGAAACTGCTTGGTCTAGAAGCAAAGCCGCTCTTCACGGAAGTCACACGTCTGATGCATTCAATGCCGCAATATCCTGTAGGCCATCTGGAGCAGCTTGCACAGTTCCGTGATGCGCTTGCCGTATCCCTGCCAGGCGTATTCGTCACAGGGGCTGGATTCCATGGTGTAGGTTTGCCGGACTGTATTCGGCAAGGGAAGGAAGCAGCATGGCAGCTGGCTGATCTTAACGAAGCTTGA
- the hemE gene encoding uroporphyrinogen decarboxylase: MSYNDNFIKACRQEQVDTLPVWYMRQAGRYDPDYRKIKEKYSLLEICQQPELAAEVTMMPIKKLGVDAAILYSDIMNPVASLGVDFDIVKDVGPVIHTPIRTAQDVANLRPIDVEKDLSHIIQTIRILDKELEVPLISFAGAPFTIASYLIEGRPSKSYIRTKQLMYSEPTVWFLLMDKLGDMVITYLRAHIAAGAKAVQVFDSWVGALSPADFQVYVLPTMMRIFQELSNLQEPKIYFPGVSSGELLPYLRGIQADVIGLDWRVPISVGRERVGERYAVQGNLDPYILTAPMSVIEKQAKAIIDEGIQKPGYIFNLGHGLFPEASLEKLKELTTFIHTYSHSVLTKQAEKSGV, translated from the coding sequence ATGAGCTACAACGACAACTTTATTAAAGCCTGCCGCCAGGAGCAGGTGGATACACTGCCTGTTTGGTATATGCGCCAAGCTGGACGGTATGACCCGGATTATCGCAAAATCAAAGAAAAGTATTCACTCCTCGAAATATGCCAGCAACCGGAACTCGCTGCAGAAGTTACGATGATGCCTATCAAGAAGCTAGGTGTAGATGCGGCAATTTTATATTCAGACATTATGAATCCCGTCGCTTCGCTTGGGGTTGACTTTGATATTGTCAAAGATGTGGGCCCTGTCATTCATACACCGATTCGGACAGCACAGGATGTTGCCAATCTGCGTCCCATTGATGTAGAGAAAGATTTATCGCACATCATTCAAACCATTCGCATTTTGGACAAGGAACTTGAGGTTCCTTTGATTTCCTTTGCAGGAGCGCCATTCACGATTGCAAGCTACCTGATTGAAGGCAGGCCGTCCAAAAGCTATATTCGCACGAAGCAGCTTATGTACTCCGAACCAACCGTTTGGTTCCTACTTATGGATAAGCTCGGCGACATGGTTATTACCTATTTGCGCGCTCATATTGCCGCAGGTGCCAAAGCTGTTCAGGTATTTGACAGTTGGGTCGGCGCGCTTTCACCTGCTGATTTCCAGGTGTATGTGCTGCCAACGATGATGCGGATTTTCCAAGAGCTCTCGAATCTCCAAGAGCCTAAGATTTATTTCCCAGGCGTAAGCTCCGGTGAGCTGCTGCCTTATCTGAGAGGTATTCAAGCGGATGTAATTGGCCTGGATTGGCGTGTGCCGATTTCGGTAGGCCGCGAGCGGGTCGGTGAGCGTTATGCCGTGCAAGGTAATTTGGATCCTTATATTCTAACAGCGCCCATGTCTGTTATTGAGAAACAGGCGAAAGCCATCATCGATGAGGGCATCCAGAAGCCAGGCTACATTTTCAATCTTGGTCATGGTTTATTCCCGGAAGCATCGCTGGAGAAGTTGAAAGAGCTGACAACGTTCATTCATACCTATTCCCATTCGGTATTAACTAAGCAAGCAGAAAAGAGTGGTGTTTAA
- the hemA gene encoding glutamyl-tRNA reductase, with amino-acid sequence MHIIAVGLNYRTAPVEIRERFAFSESDLPKAIAELKETKSILECVIVATCNRTEIYAVVDRPQLCSHYLTHFISRWFQVEKDQFQKHLYMYENEKAIDHLFRVTSGLDSMVIGETQILGQVRDAFLSSQKMKATGAYFNTLFKQSVTLAKKAHSETGISNNPVSVSYAAVELGKRIFGSYVNKTVMIIGAGKMSELTVKHLYANGANKVIVVNRTFERAVELADKFNGIPCTVDNMLGYLPEVDIIISSTGAPGYVLTRNDLQAHVQKRKSRPLFMMDIAVPRDLDPQISDLPNVFLYDIDDLEHIVDKHLQERKKEAAKIEIMIETEIGVFEQWTKTLGVSPVINALQAKASMIHEETMDSMLKKLPDLDEREIKVIRKLTKSIVNQVLRDPILRIKEMAGERHGDEALELFTKLFALEETLEQQEQANQLAEEREAEQKALEAKQLLEEKLSVRGLQTADVLAQS; translated from the coding sequence TTGCATATCATCGCAGTAGGCTTGAATTATCGGACAGCTCCAGTGGAAATTCGGGAGAGATTTGCGTTCTCCGAATCCGATTTGCCTAAAGCAATTGCAGAATTAAAAGAAACGAAAAGCATATTGGAGTGTGTAATTGTAGCCACCTGCAATCGCACTGAAATTTATGCGGTTGTGGATCGGCCACAGCTGTGCAGTCATTATTTGACACATTTCATTTCGCGTTGGTTCCAGGTTGAAAAGGATCAGTTCCAAAAACATTTATATATGTATGAAAATGAAAAAGCCATTGATCATTTGTTTCGCGTAACAAGCGGACTAGATTCAATGGTGATTGGGGAGACCCAAATCCTTGGACAAGTGAGAGATGCTTTTTTATCATCTCAAAAAATGAAAGCAACAGGTGCTTATTTCAATACTTTGTTTAAGCAGTCGGTAACGCTCGCCAAGAAAGCTCACTCCGAAACAGGGATCAGCAACAACCCGGTTTCAGTCAGCTACGCTGCGGTAGAACTCGGCAAACGTATATTCGGATCCTATGTGAACAAAACGGTCATGATTATCGGTGCAGGCAAGATGAGTGAACTTACCGTTAAGCATCTATATGCGAATGGGGCTAACAAAGTTATTGTCGTTAATCGCACATTCGAGCGTGCGGTGGAATTGGCGGATAAATTCAATGGTATTCCATGTACCGTAGACAACATGCTTGGGTATTTGCCGGAAGTGGATATCATTATTAGCTCAACAGGAGCTCCGGGGTATGTACTAACCAGAAATGATCTTCAAGCACATGTGCAAAAGAGAAAATCCCGTCCCTTGTTTATGATGGATATTGCTGTGCCGCGTGATTTGGATCCTCAAATCAGTGACCTGCCAAACGTGTTCCTCTATGACATTGATGATTTGGAACACATCGTAGACAAGCATTTGCAAGAGAGAAAGAAAGAAGCGGCTAAGATTGAAATTATGATTGAAACAGAGATTGGCGTTTTTGAACAATGGACCAAAACGTTGGGCGTGAGTCCTGTTATCAATGCGCTGCAAGCAAAAGCGAGTATGATCCACGAAGAGACGATGGACAGCATGCTCAAAAAACTGCCTGATCTCGACGAGCGTGAGATTAAAGTCATACGCAAATTAACGAAGAGTATTGTTAATCAAGTGCTGCGTGATCCTATTCTGCGTATCAAGGAAATGGCCGGAGAACGTCATGGGGATGAAGCGCTGGAGCTGTTCACGAAGCTCTTTGCCTTAGAAGAAACACTGGAACAACAAGAGCAAGCCAATCAGTTAGCAGAAGAACGGGAAGCGGAGCAAAAAGCACTGGAAGCCAAGCAATTGCTCGAAGAGAAGTTGTCCGTGCGTGGTCTACAGACCGCAGATGTTCTAGCACAATCTTGA
- a CDS encoding precorrin-2 dehydrogenase/sirohydrochlorin ferrochelatase family protein, with amino-acid sequence MKHPYPIMVNLSGRTCLVVGGGLVAQRKVQSLLQAGAAVTVISLSFTEALMDLGSRSEVVLSRQNFDPAMLNSSLKGSCYTLVVAATNDAQVNAQIEALASREGILVNVVDQPQLSSFIVPSVVRRGKLVIAVSTGGASPSTARKIVQELDERYGEEYELYLEFLSELRLFIQKKVMDKQERQRMFKEMLAWDVLAHIREGTFERWKEKLYDALEKETRLNEQTGEVEISPSAWSAIRDFE; translated from the coding sequence ATGAAGCATCCGTATCCAATTATGGTTAATTTGTCAGGCCGCACATGTTTGGTTGTTGGAGGGGGCCTTGTCGCTCAGCGCAAAGTCCAATCCTTGCTCCAAGCAGGAGCTGCGGTTACCGTCATCAGCTTATCTTTTACTGAGGCATTGATGGATTTGGGAAGCCGCTCGGAAGTCGTTCTCAGCCGGCAGAATTTCGATCCAGCTATGTTGAACTCAAGTTTAAAAGGTTCCTGTTATACGTTGGTTGTAGCTGCTACGAATGATGCTCAGGTAAACGCGCAGATTGAAGCTTTGGCCTCACGTGAAGGCATATTAGTCAATGTGGTTGACCAGCCGCAGCTCAGTTCTTTTATTGTACCCTCCGTCGTGCGCAGAGGAAAATTAGTGATCGCGGTGTCAACCGGCGGAGCCAGTCCCTCGACAGCTAGGAAAATCGTTCAAGAGCTGGATGAGCGCTACGGCGAAGAGTACGAGCTCTATCTTGAATTTCTTAGTGAATTGCGTTTGTTCATCCAGAAGAAGGTAATGGATAAGCAAGAGAGACAGCGGATGTTCAAAGAAATGCTGGCTTGGGATGTACTTGCCCACATTCGTGAGGGTACATTTGAACGATGGAAAGAGAAACTTTACGATGCTTTAGAGAAAGAAACGCGGTTGAATGAACAAACAGGTGAAGTGGAGATCAGTCCATCTGCTTGGTCAGCGATCAGAGATTTCGAATAG
- a CDS encoding Crp/Fnr family transcriptional regulator translates to MLEFIKKVPLFSQLNPDQLNALAQICTRRSYKGNTILFAEKESGSVFYMVLSGSVKIYTTSITGEEKILSICKAGESFGELSLIDGKPRSASAQTLEDCVLLTLTGPNFLELLRNHFDITIGIMQELSNRLRDTNQHVFDLTFLDARTRVIKSLITMANKHGLRSGNIITIKLVLNFDEISQLAGVQKTTLMQVIRDLEEKQILTISPSDFKLDLVKLR, encoded by the coding sequence ATGTTGGAATTCATCAAAAAAGTCCCTTTATTTTCTCAGTTGAATCCAGATCAATTGAACGCGCTTGCCCAAATTTGCACCAGACGTTCCTACAAAGGGAATACCATTCTTTTTGCCGAAAAAGAAAGCGGTTCTGTCTTTTACATGGTCCTCAGCGGCTCTGTCAAAATTTACACAACCAGCATCACTGGCGAAGAAAAAATATTATCCATCTGCAAAGCAGGCGAAAGTTTTGGCGAGCTTTCCTTGATAGATGGCAAACCTCGCTCAGCATCAGCCCAAACCTTAGAGGATTGTGTGCTGCTTACCTTAACCGGACCGAACTTTCTTGAACTGCTACGCAACCATTTTGACATTACGATAGGCATTATGCAAGAACTTAGCAACCGTCTGCGCGATACGAATCAACATGTGTTTGACTTGACCTTCCTGGACGCCAGAACACGCGTAATCAAGAGTTTGATCACAATGGCTAACAAGCACGGCTTGCGCAGCGGAAATATCATTACAATTAAGCTGGTTTTGAACTTTGACGAAATTTCTCAACTAGCCGGCGTACAGAAAACAACGCTCATGCAGGTCATTCGGGATTTGGAAGAGAAGCAAATCTTGACCATCTCGCCTTCGGACTTCAAATTGGATTTGGTCAAGCTTCGTTAA
- the hemB gene encoding porphobilinogen synthase, whose protein sequence is MSFPTVRNRRLRGNAAIRNLVRENQVTVHDVVQPIFVTHGTNVKSEIASMPGVYHFSLDRVKEEIDEITQLGIQAILLFGVPDYKDPTGTSAYMDDGIVQQATRFIKELNPNLLIIADTCLCQFTDTGHCGVIHHHPVTGAADVANDPSLELLVRTAVSQAKAGADIIAPSNMMDGYVHAIRSGLDEAGFENTPIMAYSVKYASAYYGPFRDAAHSTPQFGDRKTYQMDPANGREALREAESDVSEGADFLMVKPALAYMDIIRMLKDNFDLPVVAYNVSAEYAMVKAAASQGWINEEAIVMETMLSFKRAGADIILTYFAKDIARYLKNS, encoded by the coding sequence ATGAGTTTTCCCACAGTTCGCAACCGCCGTTTGCGCGGTAATGCTGCTATTCGTAATTTGGTTCGTGAAAATCAAGTCACCGTTCATGATGTTGTACAGCCTATTTTTGTTACCCACGGTACGAATGTCAAATCAGAAATTGCTTCCATGCCTGGTGTGTATCATTTCTCCTTGGACCGTGTGAAGGAAGAAATTGACGAAATTACGCAGTTAGGCATCCAAGCGATCCTGTTGTTCGGAGTTCCGGATTACAAAGATCCAACAGGGACATCAGCTTATATGGATGATGGCATTGTCCAGCAAGCCACGCGTTTTATCAAAGAATTGAACCCGAATCTGTTGATTATCGCGGACACGTGCCTTTGCCAGTTTACGGACACAGGCCATTGCGGCGTGATTCATCATCACCCGGTTACAGGGGCTGCTGATGTAGCTAATGATCCTTCTCTGGAATTGCTGGTTCGCACGGCGGTCTCGCAAGCCAAAGCAGGAGCGGATATCATTGCGCCATCGAACATGATGGACGGGTATGTCCATGCGATTCGCTCAGGGCTGGATGAAGCGGGCTTCGAGAATACGCCGATTATGGCTTATTCCGTTAAATACGCTTCGGCCTACTACGGTCCGTTCCGTGATGCCGCGCATTCGACTCCGCAATTCGGTGATCGCAAAACGTATCAAATGGATCCGGCCAATGGCCGGGAAGCGCTGCGTGAAGCGGAAAGCGATGTAAGCGAAGGGGCTGACTTCCTGATGGTGAAGCCTGCGCTTGCTTACATGGACATTATTCGCATGTTGAAAGACAACTTTGATTTACCTGTCGTTGCCTACAACGTAAGTGCCGAATACGCCATGGTGAAGGCCGCTGCAAGTCAAGGCTGGATTAACGAAGAAGCCATCGTAATGGAAACCATGTTAAGCTTCAAGCGTGCGGGCGCTGACATTATCCTGACGTATTTTGCCAAAGATATCGCTCGTTATCTCAAGAATAGCTAG
- the hemH gene encoding ferrochelatase, which yields MTKRRIGVLVMSYGTPESLDQVEAYYTHIRRGHPPTPEQLHELTARYEAIVGGFFPLRENTNKQVKGLEETLRQEHPEVEFVCYQGLKHAQPYVEDGVEQMVKDGLTEAVGVVLAPHYSTMSVGGYVKRAKDKADALGLKIDFVLDYHLHPKLLDALSLRVDKALEKFSGVERSDVRVIFTAHSLPEKILELKDPYPDQLLATSKVIAERVGLTNWQFGWQSAGQTAMPWLGPDILDVLRTINTEEGVKNVLLCPIGFVSDHLEVLYDIDIEAQALANELGLHLERTESLNTDPLYMETLSDVVYQQWAKAAISS from the coding sequence ATGACGAAACGTCGCATTGGTGTCTTAGTCATGTCTTATGGTACGCCGGAAAGTTTGGATCAAGTTGAAGCTTACTATACGCATATCAGGCGCGGACATCCGCCAACGCCTGAGCAGCTGCACGAGTTAACAGCGCGCTATGAAGCGATTGTCGGAGGGTTCTTCCCTCTGCGTGAAAATACGAATAAACAAGTCAAAGGACTTGAGGAAACATTGCGCCAAGAGCATCCTGAAGTGGAGTTCGTCTGCTATCAGGGCCTCAAGCATGCACAACCGTATGTAGAGGACGGTGTGGAACAAATGGTTAAGGATGGCCTTACAGAAGCTGTAGGCGTTGTGCTGGCACCTCACTATTCAACTATGAGTGTTGGCGGTTATGTAAAGAGAGCGAAGGATAAAGCGGATGCGCTTGGCCTTAAGATCGATTTTGTTCTGGACTATCATCTTCATCCTAAGCTCTTGGATGCGCTCAGCCTGCGAGTAGACAAAGCTTTGGAGAAGTTCTCTGGTGTGGAGCGGAGTGATGTTCGTGTTATTTTCACGGCACATAGTTTGCCGGAGAAAATTCTCGAGTTGAAAGATCCGTACCCCGATCAATTGTTGGCTACCTCCAAAGTCATCGCAGAACGGGTGGGCTTGACGAATTGGCAGTTTGGTTGGCAGAGTGCCGGACAAACGGCGATGCCATGGCTTGGCCCTGATATTTTGGATGTTTTGCGAACGATTAACACCGAAGAAGGCGTGAAGAACGTCTTGCTTTGTCCAATTGGATTTGTGTCTGATCACCTTGAAGTTCTTTACGATATTGATATTGAAGCGCAGGCTCTTGCCAACGAGTTGGGGCTCCATCTGGAGCGGACGGAATCGCTGAATACGGACCCCTTGTATATGGAAACCTTGAGCGATGTTGTTTACCAGCAATGGGCTAAGGCTGCGATATCATCATGA
- a CDS encoding cytochrome C assembly family protein — protein MVTRSWLFDAMIYMYALSLLFYFSDFANANRNAKRMGTGLLLFVWVLQTAYLGMNLYGHLTEWAFARSDVLFMFSWLIVTISLLINRFFRIELFVFFVNVLGFAILALNIFGNPHVKPIKAGWDINDELLFIHITLAIGSYAAFSIAAIFSGMYVFLHNMLKAKKFSQTVMRLPSLEKIDHYTYFSVIIGAPLLLMALSLGVVWVVLQGNKNLLYDPKVINSFFVLVAYAFYLFQQKSMRISGYKLAAWNLAAFFIVVLNFVVSNFFSGFHDWIWS, from the coding sequence ATGGTCACACGTAGCTGGTTGTTTGATGCGATGATTTATATGTATGCCCTGAGCCTGTTGTTTTACTTTTCGGATTTCGCCAACGCGAACCGGAATGCGAAACGGATGGGGACGGGGCTGCTTTTGTTTGTATGGGTTCTGCAGACCGCTTATTTAGGAATGAACTTATACGGACATTTGACTGAATGGGCCTTTGCTCGCTCAGACGTGCTTTTTATGTTCTCCTGGTTGATAGTCACCATTTCGTTGTTGATAAATCGCTTTTTCCGTATTGAATTGTTTGTATTTTTCGTCAATGTGCTTGGATTTGCCATTCTAGCCCTGAATATCTTTGGGAACCCGCATGTAAAGCCGATCAAAGCCGGTTGGGATATCAACGATGAGCTATTATTTATACATATTACTTTGGCGATTGGCAGTTACGCGGCTTTTTCCATAGCAGCTATATTCTCGGGGATGTATGTTTTCCTGCATAACATGTTGAAGGCGAAGAAATTCTCACAAACCGTGATGCGGTTGCCATCGCTCGAGAAAATCGATCATTACACGTATTTCTCGGTCATTATTGGGGCACCGCTGCTTTTAATGGCATTATCTTTGGGCGTAGTTTGGGTCGTCCTACAAGGGAATAAGAACTTGTTGTACGATCCTAAAGTGATTAATTCCTTTTTTGTACTAGTTGCCTATGCGTTCTATTTATTTCAACAAAAGTCGATGCGAATTTCTGGTTATAAATTGGCAGCCTGGAATCTCGCTGCATTCTTCATCGTTGTGTTGAATTTCGTTGTTTCAAATTTCTTCTCAGGTTTTCATGACTGGATATGGAGCTAA